CCACGCCTCGCGGCCCATCGGAGCAGCCTGGCGACACGTCGAACGAAGGGGAATAAGTCCAGACATAACCATGCCCCGGCTACCACGTGGGAGCCGGGGCATGTGGAAGTGACTTAGCTGCAGCCGCTGGTCGCGCCGCAGGTGTTGCACTTCAGACACACGCCATTGCGGACGAGCGTGAACGCCCCGCAATCCGAGCACGGGTCGCCTTCGTAACCCTTCAGCCGGGCTTCGCGTACCTTGGCGGTGAGTTCCCCACCGACAGTGACCGGCACAGCGGGGGCCGATTCCGGCGAGCGTTGAGCGGGGACGCCAATGCCGCCGAGCGGGTCGCCTTCCTTAGGGCCTTGGCCAAATCCGCGGGCAGTGTGGTCTTCGGTCGAGAGTCCTGGGATCGACCCCTGCACTTCGTCGCCATCCTCTTCCTCCTCGAATTCGAGGGTGCTGGAAGGTCGGTGCATCGCATCGCTGCGAAGGTCTTCCGGCTTGACTTGCACGAGGTCGGTGCGTCCCAGATAGGTCAGCGCGAGCTCGCGGAAGATGTAGTCGATGACCGATGTGGACATCTTGATGTTGTCGTGACCGTTGACGATGCCGTTTGGTTCGAACCGCGTGAAGACGAATGCTTCCACGAATTCCTCCAGCGGCACCCCGTACTGCAGACCCAGTGAGACAGCAATGGCGAAGCAGTTCATGAGCGAGCGGAACGCCGCCCCTTCGCGGTGCATGTCGATGAAGATCTCGCCGAGCGCTCCGTCCTCGTATTCGCCGGTGCGTAGATACACCTTGTGGCCCGCGACGCGTGCCTTCTGGGTGTAGCCCTTGCGCCGACCTGGCATCAAGCGCCGCTTAGCGATGTACCGGTAGACCAGTTTCTGAGCGATCTGCTCAACGGTCGCTTCGGAAGGCGCATCGCCGAGCGAAGCTTCAAGGATTGCCGCAGCCGCATCGTCCACCGCCGCGTTGAGCGGCTGGGACAACTTGGAGCCATCGCGATAGAGCGCGTTGGCCTTAAGTCCGAGCTGCCAGGAGAGCAAGTAGGCGTTGCTGACGTCTTCGATGTGGGCGTGGGAAGGTAGGTTGATCGTCTTGCTGATCGCGCCCGAAAGGAACGGCTGAGCCGCCGCCATCATGCGGATGTGCCCTTCGGCGAGGATGTATCGCTTGCCAGTCTTGCCGCACTTGTTGGCGCAGTCGAAGATTGCGTAGTGCTCAAGTTTCAGGTGCGGCGCACCCTCGATGGTCATCGTGCCGCAAACGTAGTCGTTGGCTTCGGCAATCTGAGCCTTGGTGAACCCCATCGCCTCCAGCATGCTGAAGTTCCAGTCATTGAGCTGCTCCTCGGTGAAGCCAAGGTACTCGCGGCAGAACTCTTCGCCCAGCACGAACTTGTTGAAAACGAACGGCAGTTCGAAGGCGTTCTCAATGCTCGACTCAATCTTTGCGATGATCTCGCTGGTGAAACCACGAGCGCGTAGCTCTTCGGGGTTGATATGAGGACAGCCGACGAGCGACTTGGAGCCCAAGCAGTAGCCGATGATGTCCTCGATCTGCTCTTGGCGATAACCCAGATGCTCGAGCGCTGGCGGCACCGATTGGTTGACGATCTTAAAGTAACCGCCACCGGATAGCTTTTTGAACTTGACCAAGGCAAAGTCGGGCTCGATGCCTGTTGTGTCGCAGTCCATGATCAGGCCGATCGTGCCGGTCGGGGCGAGAACGGTCACTTGAGCATTGCGATAGCCGTGGGCCTCGCCGAGCTTCTCGGCGCGATCCCATGCCTCTCGGGCGGCTTTGAGCAGACCGGTCGGGCACTCGTCCGAGTCGATCCCGACGGGGGCGACGTGGAGCGATTCGTACTGATCATTCCCGGCGTTGTACGCTGCACGACGATGGTTGCGCACAACCCGCAGCATGCTGTCCGAGTTGCGTGCGTAACCCGGGAATGGGCCAAGTTCACGTGCCATCTCCGCGCTCGTGGCGTAACTTTCGCCGCCGAGCACTGCGGTGAGAGCTCCCGCGATCGCGAAGCCCTGCGGGCTGTCGTATGGGATCGCCATCTGCATGAGCAGCGCACCCAGGTTTGCGTAACCCAGGCCGAGCGTCCGGAACTCATAGCTGAGCTTGGCGATTTCGTGGCTTGGGAACTGCGCCATGAGCACGCTGATCTCGAGCACCATGGTCCAGATGCGAATCGCGTGGCGATAGCCATCGATATCGAACTCATTCGTGGCGGGTTCGTAGAACTTGATCAGGTTGATGGACGCGAGGTTGCACGCCGTG
The sequence above is drawn from the Chthonomonas sp. genome and encodes:
- a CDS encoding vitamin B12-dependent ribonucleotide reductase, with protein sequence MKVSRYFTQTGLGPYTGIEFEPRKSEIRNPDGSTVFSMENVMVPTQWSQVATDILAQKYFRKAGLSDAWNAEQHLSEFGDPNSDHETDARQVFHRLAGCWRTWGESHGYFDSAEDAQSFYDELCHMMARQMAAPNSPQWFNTGLHYAYGITGTAQGHYYVDPKSGELQRSVNAYERPQPHACFILSVKDDLVNEGGIMDLWTREARIFKYGSGVGTNFSRIRAENEKLSGGGKSSGLMSFLRVGDRSAGAIKSGGTTRRAAKMVCLDVDHPDIEDFINWKVKEEQKVAALVTGTALNQRHLNAIIRACHTGMASPETEADKFNPRKNQALYTAVAEAKSAAISPNYIQRAIQLAENGVTSVDFPVFDTGYESEAYVTVSGQNSNNSVRVSHDFLTAVNKGADFNLTARIDGRVIKTLPARDLWEQICEAAWASADPGLQYDTTINDWHTCPADGRINASNPCSEYMFLDDTACNLASINLIKFYEPATNEFDIDGYRHAIRIWTMVLEISVLMAQFPSHEIAKLSYEFRTLGLGYANLGALLMQMAIPYDSPQGFAIAGALTAVLGGESYATSAEMARELGPFPGYARNSDSMLRVVRNHRRAAYNAGNDQYESLHVAPVGIDSDECPTGLLKAAREAWDRAEKLGEAHGYRNAQVTVLAPTGTIGLIMDCDTTGIEPDFALVKFKKLSGGGYFKIVNQSVPPALEHLGYRQEQIEDIIGYCLGSKSLVGCPHINPEELRARGFTSEIIAKIESSIENAFELPFVFNKFVLGEEFCREYLGFTEEQLNDWNFSMLEAMGFTKAQIAEANDYVCGTMTIEGAPHLKLEHYAIFDCANKCGKTGKRYILAEGHIRMMAAAQPFLSGAISKTINLPSHAHIEDVSNAYLLSWQLGLKANALYRDGSKLSQPLNAAVDDAAAAILEASLGDAPSEATVEQIAQKLVYRYIAKRRLMPGRRKGYTQKARVAGHKVYLRTGEYEDGALGEIFIDMHREGAAFRSLMNCFAIAVSLGLQYGVPLEEFVEAFVFTRFEPNGIVNGHDNIKMSTSVIDYIFRELALTYLGRTDLVQVKPEDLRSDAMHRPSSTLEFEEEEDGDEVQGSIPGLSTEDHTARGFGQGPKEGDPLGGIGVPAQRSPESAPAVPVTVGGELTAKVREARLKGYEGDPCSDCGAFTLVRNGVCLKCNTCGATSGCS